In one Alteribacter lacisalsi genomic region, the following are encoded:
- the rpsI gene encoding 30S ribosomal protein S9 has protein sequence MAQVQYYGTGRRKHSVARVRLVPGDGTIVINGRGIDEYFDLETLKLIVKQPLAETETEGTYNIHVNVDGGGYTGQAGAIRHGISRALLEADPEYRTSLKRAGFLTRDARMKERKKYGLKAARRAPQFSKR, from the coding sequence TTGGCACAGGTTCAATACTACGGAACAGGTCGTCGTAAGCACTCTGTCGCACGTGTACGCCTCGTACCTGGTGACGGTACAATCGTCATCAACGGGCGCGGCATCGACGAGTACTTCGACCTTGAAACTCTAAAGCTTATCGTTAAACAGCCACTCGCTGAAACTGAAACAGAAGGTACGTACAACATCCACGTAAACGTGGACGGTGGAGGTTACACAGGACAAGCGGGCGCGATCCGTCACGGCATCTCCCGCGCGCTTCTCGAAGCAGACCCTGAGTACCGCACATCACTTAAGCGTGCAGGATTCCTTACTCGTGACGCTCGTATGAAAGAGCGTAAGAAATACGGTCTTAAAGCTGCACGTCGTGCTCCTCAGTTCTCGAAGCGTTAA
- the rpsK gene encoding 30S ribosomal protein S11, giving the protein MAKPKTTRSKRRQRKNIESGIAHIRSTFNNTIVTITDPRGNAISWASAGALGFKGSRKSTPFAAQTAAETAAKAAMEHGMKVVEVSVKGPGAGREAAIRSLQATGLEVNMIKDVTPVPHNGCRPPKRRRV; this is encoded by the coding sequence ATGGCTAAACCTAAAACGACTCGTTCAAAGCGTCGTCAGCGTAAGAATATTGAATCCGGAATTGCGCATATCCGCTCCACATTCAACAACACGATTGTAACGATCACAGACCCTCGCGGGAATGCAATCTCTTGGGCCAGTGCTGGTGCATTAGGCTTCAAAGGATCCCGTAAATCAACTCCTTTCGCAGCACAGACTGCTGCTGAAACAGCTGCAAAAGCAGCTATGGAACACGGGATGAAGGTTGTGGAAGTTTCCGTTAAAGGCCCTGGTGCCGGACGTGAAGCTGCAATCCGCTCCCTTCAGGCAACTGGTCTGGAAGTTAACATGATTAAAGATGTTACTCCAGTACCTCACAACGGCTGCCGTCCACCAAAACGTCGTCGAGTATAA
- the rplM gene encoding 50S ribosomal protein L13 → MRTTYMAKAQEVERKWYVVDAEGQTLGRLASEVASILRGKHKPTFTPHVDTGDHVILINAEKIHLTGNKLADKMYYRHSQHPGGLKSMTAQEMRDRKPVKMLELAVKGMLPKGSLGRQQGKKLHVYAGSEHPHQAQQPENYELRG, encoded by the coding sequence ATGCGTACGACATATATGGCAAAAGCTCAGGAAGTAGAGCGCAAATGGTACGTTGTGGACGCAGAAGGTCAGACACTTGGTCGTCTTGCAAGTGAAGTAGCATCCATTCTTCGCGGCAAGCACAAGCCGACTTTCACACCACACGTTGACACTGGAGATCACGTAATTCTCATCAACGCTGAAAAAATTCACCTGACTGGTAACAAACTGGCGGACAAAATGTACTACCGTCACAGCCAGCATCCAGGCGGACTTAAGAGCATGACTGCTCAGGAAATGCGCGACCGCAAGCCGGTAAAAATGCTTGAGCTTGCAGTAAAAGGCATGCTTCCAAAAGGTTCTCTTGGACGTCAGCAGGGCAAAAAGCTTCACGTATACGCGGGAAGCGAGCATCCACACCAGGCTCAGCAGCCTGAAAACTACGAACTACGCGGTTAA
- a CDS encoding KOW domain-containing RNA-binding protein, translating to MKDPEAVPQLGELVRIVKGRDKDQYACIISVLDAKFVLIADGDKRKVDRAKKKNIQHLERTELVMPEVKNSIVDTGRVTNAKLRFAISSYMNDNLLKEGE from the coding sequence ATGAAGGATCCTGAAGCCGTTCCGCAGCTCGGTGAGCTTGTGCGAATAGTCAAGGGCAGAGATAAAGATCAGTATGCGTGTATTATCAGTGTGCTGGATGCAAAATTTGTTCTGATAGCCGACGGCGACAAGCGGAAGGTCGACAGAGCAAAGAAGAAAAACATTCAGCATCTTGAGCGGACCGAACTGGTCATGCCCGAAGTCAAAAATAGCATTGTCGATACGGGCCGTGTGACCAATGCCAAATTGCGGTTTGCAATTTCATCATATATGAATGACAATTTACTGAAGGAAGGAGAGTAA
- the rplQ gene encoding 50S ribosomal protein L17 codes for MGYRKLGRDSSARKALLRDLTTDLIINERIETTESKAKELRSVVEKMITLGKRGDLHARRQAAAFVRSELADDEGTTAVQKLFDDVAKRYEDRQGGYTRVHKLGPRRGDGAEMAIIELV; via the coding sequence ATGGGATACAGAAAACTTGGTCGTGACAGCTCTGCCCGTAAAGCACTGCTTCGCGATCTTACAACTGATCTGATCATCAACGAACGAATCGAAACGACTGAATCAAAAGCGAAGGAGCTTCGTTCTGTCGTTGAAAAAATGATTACACTCGGAAAGCGCGGCGACCTTCACGCTCGTCGTCAGGCTGCTGCTTTTGTACGTTCTGAACTTGCGGACGATGAAGGCACAACAGCTGTTCAAAAGCTTTTTGATGATGTGGCTAAGCGTTACGAGGACCGTCAAGGCGGATACACTCGTGTCCACAAGCTGGGACCACGCCGCGGGGACGGCGCTGAAATGGCAATCATCGAATTGGTATAA
- the rplO gene encoding 50S ribosomal protein L15: MKLHELKPSEGSRKVRNRVGRGIASGNGKTAGRGHKGQNARSGGGVRPGFEGGQMPIFRRLPKRGFTNPTRKEFAIVNLETLNRFEAGTEVTPELLIESGVVSSAKDGIKVLGNGKLENKLTVKAHKFSASAKEAIEAAGGTTEVV; the protein is encoded by the coding sequence ATGAAACTTCACGAACTTAAACCTTCAGAAGGTTCCCGTAAAGTCCGCAACCGTGTTGGACGCGGTATTGCCAGCGGTAACGGTAAAACTGCAGGGCGTGGACACAAAGGACAGAACGCCCGTTCAGGCGGTGGCGTACGTCCAGGGTTTGAAGGTGGCCAGATGCCAATCTTCCGCCGTCTGCCTAAGCGCGGATTCACAAACCCTACACGCAAAGAGTTTGCTATTGTGAACCTCGAAACGCTTAACCGTTTCGAAGCGGGAACAGAAGTAACTCCTGAGCTTCTGATCGAGTCCGGTGTTGTCAGCAGCGCGAAGGACGGAATCAAAGTTCTTGGGAACGGCAAGCTAGAGAACAAGCTTACAGTGAAAGCCCATAAATTCTCTGCTTCTGCTAAAGAAGCAATTGAGGCTGCCGGCGGAACTACAGAGGTGGTCTAA
- a CDS encoding energy-coupling factor transporter ATPase, with amino-acid sequence MHIKAQDLGFIYGKGTPFEKKALSDVNVDIPPGSRVAVVGHTGSGKSTLVQHLNGLLIPTEGSVTAGEVRISPGTKQKELYRLRRRVGMVFQYPEHQLFEETVEKDISFAPRNFGVKETEIRSRIQAAVAAAGLDDSILERSPFELSGGQMRRVAIAGVLAGEPDVLILDEPAAGLDPKGRRQMMKMFSDWQKAAAARSYILVTHHMEDAAKYADFIYVMNGGTVVMEGQPSVVFLERNRLLEIGLDVPMPVRILMALGHSSPHSLTTYEADETAAEIVRLLRGEGASQ; translated from the coding sequence ATGCACATTAAAGCGCAAGACCTAGGCTTCATATACGGAAAAGGTACACCTTTTGAAAAAAAAGCCCTGTCAGACGTAAATGTCGATATTCCGCCCGGAAGCCGGGTGGCGGTTGTCGGTCACACAGGATCCGGCAAATCCACTCTCGTGCAGCATCTGAACGGTCTGCTCATTCCGACAGAAGGCTCTGTGACGGCTGGTGAAGTAAGGATTTCACCTGGAACAAAGCAGAAGGAACTGTACAGGCTCCGCAGGCGTGTAGGGATGGTCTTTCAGTATCCCGAGCACCAGCTGTTTGAGGAAACGGTTGAAAAAGACATTTCCTTCGCGCCGCGCAATTTTGGTGTTAAAGAAACTGAAATCAGGAGCAGGATTCAGGCAGCCGTTGCAGCAGCCGGTCTTGATGACTCAATTCTTGAACGCTCACCGTTTGAACTCAGCGGAGGACAGATGCGCCGTGTGGCGATTGCCGGAGTGCTTGCAGGGGAACCGGATGTGCTGATTCTGGACGAACCGGCAGCCGGCCTCGACCCTAAAGGCCGCAGACAAATGATGAAGATGTTTTCCGACTGGCAGAAGGCGGCAGCAGCCCGTTCCTACATCCTCGTCACGCACCACATGGAGGACGCAGCGAAATATGCGGATTTTATTTATGTGATGAACGGCGGAACGGTCGTCATGGAAGGCCAGCCATCTGTTGTGTTTCTGGAGCGGAACCGTCTTCTTGAAATCGGCCTCGATGTGCCGATGCCTGTGCGGATTCTTATGGCACTCGGTCATTCGAGTCCGCATTCCCTCACCACATATGAGGCGGATGAAACGGCGGCAGAGATCGTCCGGCTCCTCAGAGGGGAGGGGGCGTCACAATGA
- a CDS encoding energy-coupling factor transporter ATPase: MGEETAVQVRNASFRYYDDSAPVLTDVSLSVSRSEWLAVTGHNGSGKSTLARLMNGLLLPQKGDVLIRSLNTKSQADTAAIRKTVGMVFQNPDNQIVAPTVQDDVAFGLENNGVPADEMEERVASAIVQAGLTGFEEEEPHNLSGGQKQRVAIAGVLALRPDIIILDEATSMLDPSGKKEVLELTARLRETEKVTVISITHDLEEVFYADRMIVMKDGVITAEGIPKDVFQNRAVLDQAGLEQPFSVQLRAELESQGVALSEDAVTEKAMVEALCTLKRKT, encoded by the coding sequence ATGGGTGAGGAGACAGCGGTTCAGGTAAGGAATGCTTCGTTTCGTTATTATGATGATTCCGCTCCGGTTTTAACGGATGTATCGCTATCGGTGTCACGCTCAGAGTGGCTGGCAGTCACCGGTCATAACGGCTCGGGTAAGTCGACGCTGGCCAGACTGATGAACGGACTCCTGCTTCCCCAGAAGGGGGACGTGCTGATTCGCAGCCTCAATACGAAATCCCAAGCGGATACGGCTGCGATCCGAAAAACAGTGGGCATGGTTTTTCAAAACCCAGATAACCAGATTGTCGCACCAACTGTGCAGGACGATGTGGCGTTCGGGCTTGAAAACAACGGTGTCCCGGCTGATGAGATGGAAGAGAGAGTAGCCTCTGCAATCGTGCAGGCAGGTCTTACCGGTTTTGAAGAGGAGGAACCTCATAATCTATCAGGCGGCCAGAAGCAGCGGGTGGCTATAGCAGGAGTACTGGCATTACGACCTGATATCATCATTCTTGACGAAGCCACATCCATGCTCGACCCGTCAGGAAAAAAAGAGGTACTGGAACTCACAGCACGGCTTCGGGAGACAGAGAAGGTCACGGTAATCAGCATTACCCACGACCTTGAGGAAGTGTTTTATGCTGACCGGATGATTGTAATGAAGGATGGGGTTATAACAGCAGAGGGAATACCGAAAGACGTATTTCAAAACAGGGCTGTCCTGGATCAGGCCGGCCTGGAACAGCCGTTCAGCGTTCAGTTGAGAGCCGAACTTGAAAGCCAAGGTGTTGCTCTTTCTGAAGATGCCGTAACGGAGAAAGCGATGGTAGAAGCGTTATGCACATTAAAGCGCAAGACCTAG
- the truA gene encoding tRNA pseudouridine(38-40) synthase TruA, protein MTRYVCRLAYDGTAYSGYQIQENGRTVQEQLQRALRKIHKGREVETKGSGRTDAGVHARGQVVQFDSELKIPLERWPAALTAVLPPDIAAHEVAIVPDDFHVRYDTTGKEYRYRLLSGRQRDVFRRNYTHQPFPLIRDVEAMREAARHFLGTHDFTSFCSQKSPVTDKVRTITALEIHEEGDELLLVFRGTGFLYQMVRIITGTLVEVGQGKRTADSVPDVIAARDREKAGATVPGCGLYLWDVFYEQDIFGSGSDESGEDRG, encoded by the coding sequence ATGACACGTTACGTTTGCAGGCTCGCCTATGACGGGACGGCCTACTCGGGCTATCAGATTCAGGAAAACGGCCGAACCGTTCAGGAACAGCTCCAGAGGGCGCTGAGGAAGATTCATAAAGGGCGGGAAGTGGAGACAAAGGGATCGGGACGGACCGATGCCGGCGTGCATGCCCGTGGCCAGGTTGTGCAGTTCGATTCGGAGCTGAAGATCCCTCTTGAGCGCTGGCCTGCTGCTCTCACAGCGGTTCTCCCCCCTGACATCGCGGCGCATGAGGTGGCTATTGTACCGGATGACTTTCATGTCCGTTATGATACGACGGGAAAAGAATATCGCTACAGGCTCCTGAGCGGCCGTCAACGGGACGTGTTCCGCCGGAATTACACTCACCAGCCTTTTCCCCTCATCAGGGACGTGGAGGCTATGCGCGAAGCTGCACGGCACTTTCTCGGCACCCATGACTTTACGAGCTTCTGTTCCCAGAAGTCACCGGTCACAGATAAGGTGCGCACCATCACCGCACTCGAAATTCATGAGGAAGGTGACGAGCTGCTGCTTGTTTTCAGAGGGACCGGTTTCCTCTACCAGATGGTGCGGATCATCACCGGTACTCTCGTGGAAGTGGGGCAGGGCAAACGAACGGCGGATTCCGTGCCGGATGTTATCGCTGCCCGTGACCGGGAAAAGGCCGGGGCTACTGTCCCCGGCTGCGGCCTGTATCTGTGGGACGTATTCTATGAGCAGGACATTTTCGGCAGCGGAAGTGACGAAAGCGGCGAGGATCGCGGATAA
- a CDS encoding adenylate kinase: protein MNLILMGLPGAGKGTQADKIVNKYGIPHISTGDMFRAAIKGGTELGLKAKSFMDAGNLVPDEVTVGIVRDRLSQDDCKDGFLLDGFPRTVAQAEALEEILAELDRQLDHVVYIKVPEEDLFKRLTGRWVCPDCGTSYHEIFNPPKIAGKCNKDGSDLIQRDDDKPETVEKRIKVNLDQTQPLVDFYGNKGYLRNIDGKQDIQDVFEDLDTLLKGNNR, encoded by the coding sequence ATGAATTTGATCTTAATGGGTCTTCCGGGTGCGGGAAAAGGCACACAAGCCGACAAAATCGTAAACAAATACGGTATTCCCCACATTTCAACCGGAGATATGTTCCGTGCTGCAATTAAGGGCGGAACGGAACTCGGGTTGAAAGCCAAATCCTTTATGGATGCCGGGAACCTTGTTCCAGATGAGGTTACTGTAGGAATTGTCCGCGATCGTCTGAGCCAGGATGACTGCAAAGACGGTTTTCTGCTGGATGGTTTTCCAAGAACAGTAGCACAGGCTGAAGCATTGGAAGAGATTCTCGCTGAACTCGATCGTCAGCTCGACCACGTTGTCTACATTAAAGTACCGGAAGAGGACTTGTTCAAGCGTCTCACGGGACGCTGGGTATGCCCGGACTGCGGCACCAGCTATCATGAGATCTTCAATCCTCCGAAGATTGCCGGGAAATGTAACAAGGATGGCAGCGACTTAATTCAACGAGATGATGATAAGCCGGAAACGGTTGAAAAGCGGATCAAGGTAAATCTTGATCAAACCCAGCCTCTCGTAGATTTCTACGGAAACAAAGGCTACCTTCGCAATATTGATGGCAAACAGGATATTCAAGACGTCTTTGAAGACCTTGATACTCTCCTGAAAGGGAACAATCGATGA
- the infA gene encoding translation initiation factor IF-1 yields MAKEDVIEVEGTVIEPLPNAMFRVELENGHKILAHVSGKIRMHFIRILPGDKVTVELSPYDLTRGRITYRYK; encoded by the coding sequence ATGGCCAAAGAAGATGTAATCGAAGTAGAAGGCACGGTCATTGAGCCGCTGCCCAACGCGATGTTTCGTGTTGAACTGGAGAATGGACACAAGATTCTTGCCCACGTATCCGGTAAGATCCGTATGCACTTCATTCGTATCCTACCAGGAGATAAAGTGACCGTTGAATTGTCTCCCTATGATTTAACCCGTGGTCGTATCACGTATCGTTATAAATAA
- the map gene encoding type I methionyl aminopeptidase, which yields MIICKTEREIEIMRVAGKIVALTHQELQKHIQPGITTKELDTIADTFIRQQDAIPSFKGYNGFTGSICASVNEELVHGVPGNRVLKDGDIISIDIGAKYGGYHGDSAWTYPVGTISESDQKLLEVTETSLFKGLDEAGPKERLSNISHAVQSYVEAHGFSVVREYVGHGVGQDLHEDPQIPHFGPPGKGPRLKPGMVLAVEPMVNAGSRHVKTLADNWTVVTSDGKRCAHFEHTIAITDSGYEILTKP from the coding sequence ATGATTATCTGCAAGACAGAGCGTGAGATTGAAATCATGCGTGTTGCCGGTAAGATTGTGGCACTGACACATCAAGAGCTTCAAAAGCACATCCAGCCTGGTATTACGACGAAGGAACTGGATACGATCGCAGACACATTTATCAGACAGCAAGATGCGATTCCATCTTTTAAAGGCTATAATGGATTTACTGGCAGCATCTGTGCTTCAGTGAATGAAGAGTTGGTACACGGTGTACCGGGTAACAGAGTATTGAAGGACGGCGATATTATCAGTATAGACATCGGAGCAAAGTACGGTGGCTATCACGGTGATTCCGCCTGGACTTATCCGGTCGGGACGATTTCCGAGAGTGATCAGAAGCTTCTCGAAGTAACTGAAACATCTCTTTTTAAAGGTCTTGATGAAGCAGGACCGAAGGAAAGACTCTCGAACATTTCCCATGCGGTTCAGTCGTATGTGGAAGCACACGGATTCTCAGTTGTCCGGGAATATGTCGGTCATGGAGTCGGTCAGGATCTTCACGAAGATCCCCAGATCCCGCACTTCGGACCACCAGGAAAAGGACCCCGTCTCAAACCGGGCATGGTTCTTGCTGTAGAGCCCATGGTTAATGCCGGATCAAGGCATGTGAAAACACTAGCCGATAACTGGACGGTCGTCACTTCCGACGGTAAACGATGTGCCCATTTTGAACACACAATCGCTATTACAGACTCAGGATATGAAATCTTGACTAAGCCATAG
- the rpsM gene encoding 30S ribosomal protein S13 has protein sequence MARIAGVDIPRDKRIVVSLTYVYGIGQSRAAEILKEAGVSEDTRVRDLTEDELGRIREVVDGVKVEGDLRREVSLNIKRLIEIGSFRGIRHRRGLPVRGQKTKNNARTRKGPRRTVANKKK, from the coding sequence ATGGCACGTATTGCTGGAGTAGACATTCCCCGCGATAAGCGGATTGTCGTATCACTCACTTACGTTTACGGAATCGGACAATCAAGAGCTGCTGAGATCCTTAAAGAAGCGGGCGTATCAGAAGATACACGCGTACGCGACTTGACGGAAGATGAACTCGGACGTATCCGTGAAGTTGTAGACGGAGTCAAAGTAGAAGGTGACCTTCGCCGTGAAGTGTCCCTTAACATCAAGCGTCTGATCGAAATCGGATCTTTCCGTGGAATCCGCCACCGCCGCGGTCTTCCTGTCCGTGGTCAGAAAACGAAGAACAACGCACGTACGCGTAAAGGACCTCGCCGTACTGTAGCGAACAAGAAGAAGTAA
- a CDS encoding energy-coupling factor transporter transmembrane component T family protein, with protein sequence MKSMIMGQYVRRDSFIHRMDPRAKLAGLFLFLLVLFLANRPAALIPAFLFAALVFLATKVPVRYLLKGLKFIAIMVILLFLFRMLMTREGTVLFELTWLTVYEEGVRDGAVFAGRLFLLLVLATVLTLTTTPIELTDALERLFKPLQRLGLPAHELALTMSIALRFIPTLFTEMEKIMKAQTARGASFSNGSLVRRIKALVPLLVPLIIQSFRRAEELAVAMEARGYTGSEGRTRFRRMVLRPSDAWVLLLVALTGVCIFALRG encoded by the coding sequence ATGAAATCGATGATCATGGGGCAGTATGTCCGCCGGGATTCGTTCATACACCGGATGGACCCCAGAGCAAAGCTTGCCGGATTGTTTCTGTTTTTGCTAGTGCTCTTTCTGGCGAATCGGCCGGCGGCGCTGATTCCGGCTTTTCTGTTTGCCGCACTCGTTTTTCTGGCCACGAAGGTGCCGGTGAGGTATCTGCTGAAGGGACTCAAGTTCATTGCTATCATGGTTATTTTATTATTTCTCTTCCGGATGCTGATGACCCGTGAAGGCACGGTGCTATTTGAACTCACGTGGCTTACTGTTTACGAGGAAGGGGTCAGGGACGGAGCGGTTTTTGCGGGCCGCCTGTTTCTCCTCCTGGTGCTGGCAACCGTGCTCACCCTTACAACAACGCCGATTGAACTCACAGACGCTCTTGAACGTCTGTTCAAACCGCTCCAGCGTCTTGGCCTCCCTGCACACGAGCTGGCGCTCACCATGAGTATTGCACTGAGGTTTATTCCGACGCTTTTTACGGAGATGGAAAAAATCATGAAGGCTCAGACGGCTAGAGGGGCTTCGTTTTCAAACGGCTCACTTGTGAGGCGGATCAAAGCGCTCGTACCCCTTCTCGTTCCTCTCATCATCCAGTCGTTTCGAAGAGCCGAAGAACTTGCTGTGGCAATGGAAGCGAGAGGATACACCGGCAGTGAAGGAAGGACCCGCTTCCGCCGGATGGTCTTGAGACCGTCAGATGCCTGGGTGCTCCTCCTGGTGGCACTGACCGGGGTTTGTATCTTTGCTTTGAGAGGGTAG
- the secY gene encoding preprotein translocase subunit SecY → MFQTISNIMRIGDLRKKVLFTLAMLVVFRIGAHIPAPGVDADILDFQGEMNAFGFLNTFGGGALENFSIFATGIMPYITASIIVQLLRMDVVPKFTEWAKQGEAGRRKLAQFTRYFTIIIAFVQALGMSIGFNRIFPGLVPDPSFLTYALIALTLTAGTAFLMWLGEQITAQGVGNGISILIFAGIAAAIPNGVNQLYATQIADAGDGLFLGIVTIALLVLAVLLLVVFVIFVQQALRKIPVQYAKRLVSGKPQGGQSTHLPLKVNSAGVIPVIFAMSLFIFPPTVAGFFGDDSTIAGWVTQNFDYTQPFGLVVYAALIIGFTYFYTFVQVNPEQMAENLKKQGGYIPGIRPGKTTQVYITRILYRLTFVGALFLASVSVVPVFFTELAGLPPGVQIGGTGLLIVVAVALDTMKQIESQMIKRSYKGFIK, encoded by the coding sequence ATGTTCCAGACAATCTCCAATATTATGCGGATTGGTGATTTGAGGAAAAAGGTACTTTTTACCTTGGCTATGCTTGTAGTCTTTCGTATTGGCGCGCATATCCCGGCTCCGGGAGTAGATGCAGACATTCTCGACTTTCAGGGTGAGATGAATGCATTTGGTTTCCTGAATACTTTCGGCGGCGGAGCACTCGAGAACTTCTCGATCTTTGCAACCGGGATTATGCCCTACATTACGGCATCCATTATCGTACAATTACTCCGTATGGACGTAGTACCGAAGTTTACTGAATGGGCGAAGCAGGGTGAAGCCGGTCGTCGTAAACTGGCACAGTTTACACGCTACTTCACAATCATTATCGCTTTTGTTCAGGCTTTGGGAATGTCAATCGGATTTAACCGGATCTTTCCGGGACTCGTTCCCGACCCGAGCTTTCTGACGTATGCCCTGATTGCCCTGACACTGACGGCAGGCACAGCCTTCCTCATGTGGCTCGGTGAGCAGATTACGGCACAGGGTGTCGGTAACGGAATCTCCATCCTGATCTTTGCAGGTATAGCAGCAGCAATTCCAAACGGTGTAAACCAGCTGTACGCGACTCAGATCGCGGACGCAGGCGACGGACTGTTCCTTGGAATTGTCACGATTGCACTGCTTGTGCTGGCTGTACTGCTGCTCGTAGTCTTCGTGATTTTCGTTCAGCAGGCCCTTCGCAAAATTCCTGTTCAGTACGCCAAGCGTCTTGTATCAGGTAAACCGCAGGGCGGTCAAAGCACGCATCTGCCTTTGAAAGTGAACTCCGCAGGGGTAATTCCGGTTATCTTTGCCATGTCACTCTTCATTTTCCCGCCAACTGTCGCCGGATTCTTCGGTGACGACAGTACAATTGCGGGCTGGGTAACCCAGAACTTTGATTATACGCAGCCGTTCGGTCTCGTTGTATATGCAGCGCTGATTATCGGTTTTACGTACTTCTACACGTTCGTACAGGTGAACCCGGAGCAGATGGCTGAAAACCTGAAAAAGCAGGGCGGGTATATCCCAGGAATCCGTCCTGGTAAAACAACACAGGTCTACATTACAAGAATCCTGTACCGTCTCACGTTCGTCGGTGCGCTTTTCCTTGCATCTGTCTCTGTAGTACCGGTATTCTTCACTGAACTTGCAGGCCTTCCGCCGGGAGTTCAAATTGGAGGAACAGGACTTCTCATCGTTGTGGCAGTAGCCCTTGATACGATGAAGCAGATCGAAAGCCAGATGATCAAACGAAGCTACAAAGGATTCATTAAATAA
- the rpmJ gene encoding 50S ribosomal protein L36 has translation MKVRPSVKPMCEKCKVIRRKRTVMVICENPKHKQKQG, from the coding sequence ATGAAGGTAAGACCATCTGTAAAGCCGATGTGCGAGAAATGCAAAGTTATTCGCCGAAAACGTACCGTCATGGTAATCTGCGAAAACCCTAAACACAAACAAAAACAAGGTTAA
- a CDS encoding DNA-directed RNA polymerase subunit alpha → MIEIEKPKIEPVEINDDASYGKFVVEPLERGYGTTLGNSLRRILLSSLPGSAVTSAQFDTVLHEFSTIEGVTEDVTTIILNLKKLALKIYSDEEKTLEVEAQGEGVVTAADLMHDSDVEVLNPDLHIATLSKNANFHLKLSANRGRGYVPAEGNNSGELPIGVIPIDSIYTPVSRVNFQVENTRVGQITNYDKLTMDVWTDGSIRPEEAVSLGAKILTEHLNIFVGLTDQAQNAEIMVEKEEDQKEKVLEMTIEELDLSVRSYNCLKRAGINTVQELTQKSEEDMMKVRNLGRKSLEEVQEKLGELGLGLRNEE, encoded by the coding sequence ATGATCGAAATCGAAAAGCCGAAAATTGAACCTGTTGAAATTAATGATGATGCTTCATATGGCAAATTTGTAGTAGAACCATTAGAGCGGGGATATGGTACGACGCTTGGAAACTCCCTTCGCCGTATTCTTCTATCCTCACTGCCAGGTTCAGCGGTAACAAGTGCACAATTCGATACGGTACTTCATGAGTTCTCTACGATTGAAGGCGTAACGGAAGATGTGACAACGATTATTCTGAATCTGAAGAAGCTCGCGCTTAAGATCTACTCTGATGAAGAGAAGACCCTCGAGGTTGAAGCCCAGGGTGAAGGCGTCGTAACGGCTGCTGATCTTATGCATGACAGTGACGTGGAGGTTTTAAACCCTGATCTTCACATTGCCACACTGTCCAAAAACGCAAACTTCCATCTTAAGCTCAGTGCTAACCGCGGTCGCGGCTATGTACCGGCTGAAGGAAATAATTCAGGTGAACTGCCAATCGGTGTCATTCCAATTGACTCGATTTATACGCCGGTTTCCCGAGTGAACTTCCAGGTGGAAAACACGCGTGTAGGTCAGATTACCAACTACGACAAACTCACAATGGACGTGTGGACGGACGGAAGCATCCGCCCGGAAGAAGCCGTTTCACTTGGTGCAAAGATTCTTACCGAGCACCTGAACATCTTCGTCGGCCTCACCGATCAGGCGCAGAATGCCGAGATCATGGTTGAGAAAGAAGAAGATCAGAAAGAGAAAGTACTCGAGATGACGATCGAAGAGCTTGATCTTTCCGTGCGTTCTTACAACTGCCTTAAGCGTGCAGGAATCAACACGGTTCAGGAACTGACTCAGAAGTCAGAAGAAGATATGATGAAAGTTCGTAACCTTGGACGCAAGTCCCTTGAAGAAGTTCAGGAAAAGCTGGGCGAACTCGGCCTTGGCTTACGCAACGAAGAATAG